In a single window of the Pseudomonas entomophila genome:
- a CDS encoding zinc-dependent alcohol dehydrogenase family protein — MSRMIRFHKFGPADVLRCEEQAEPTPAVGEVQIRVEAIGVSWYDVLWRQNLAPSQAHLPAGIGHEMAGVVTAVGAGVDDITVGDRVASFPATSANDHPVYGDVIVLPRMAITRYPDVLTPIEASVHYTPLLIAYFAFVDLARAKAGQTALVTDASHCAGPAFVQLGKALGLKVFAATKEPEQREYLLGLGADKVIVTEEQDLLMQIGKYTDGRGVDMVLDGMGGPQMSLLGDVLAPRGSLVLYGLQGGNQTPFPACAAFKKNIQFHVHCIGNFTGKPELGIDQDQVALQRALRDINQFTADHLLTPQIIKVYPFEQVVEAHRYMDECPCGGRVVLDMQAS; from the coding sequence ATGTCCCGCATGATCCGTTTCCACAAGTTCGGTCCGGCCGATGTGCTCCGTTGCGAGGAGCAGGCCGAACCGACCCCGGCCGTCGGCGAGGTGCAGATCCGCGTCGAGGCGATTGGCGTGAGCTGGTACGACGTGCTCTGGCGGCAGAACCTGGCACCGTCCCAGGCGCACCTGCCGGCGGGCATCGGCCATGAGATGGCCGGTGTGGTCACGGCGGTCGGCGCCGGGGTGGACGACATTACGGTGGGCGACCGGGTCGCCAGCTTCCCGGCCACCAGCGCCAACGACCATCCGGTATATGGCGATGTCATCGTGCTGCCGCGCATGGCCATTACCCGTTACCCCGATGTGCTGACCCCCATCGAAGCCAGCGTGCACTACACGCCATTGCTGATCGCCTACTTCGCCTTCGTCGACCTGGCCCGGGCCAAGGCCGGCCAGACGGCGCTGGTCACCGACGCCAGCCACTGCGCGGGGCCAGCCTTTGTGCAACTGGGCAAGGCGCTCGGGCTGAAAGTGTTTGCCGCCACCAAGGAGCCTGAGCAGCGCGAATACCTGCTGGGCCTGGGCGCGGACAAGGTGATCGTCACCGAAGAGCAAGACCTGCTGATGCAGATCGGCAAGTACACCGATGGCCGTGGCGTGGACATGGTCCTCGACGGTATGGGCGGGCCGCAGATGTCGCTGCTTGGCGATGTGCTGGCACCCCGTGGCAGCTTGGTGCTGTATGGCCTGCAGGGCGGCAACCAGACACCATTCCCGGCCTGCGCGGCGTTCAAGAAGAACATTCAGTTTCACGTGCACTGTATCGGCAACTTCACCGGCAAGCCGGAGTTGGGCATCGACCAGGACCAGGTCGCCTTGCAACGGGCCTTGCGCGATATCAACCAGTTCACCGCCGATCATCTGCTGACGCCGCAGATCATCAAGGTGTATCCGTTCGAACAAGTGGTCGAGGCTCATCGCTATATGGATGAATGCCCTTGTGGTGGGCGGGTGGTATTGGATATGCAGGCGTCCTGA